In Pseudomonas sp. MM213, a genomic segment contains:
- the gloA gene encoding lactoylglutathione lyase: MSLHELNTFPGVTAQPDTATQNFVFNHTMLRVKDITKSLDFYTRVLGFSLVEKRDFPEAEFSLYFLALVDKNQIPADAAARTQWMKSIPGILELTHNHGTENDADFAYHNGNTDPRGFGHICISVPDIVAACERFEALGCDFQKRLNDGRMKSLAFIKDPDAYWVEIIQPAPL, translated from the coding sequence ATGAGCCTGCACGAATTGAACACCTTCCCAGGCGTCACCGCCCAACCTGACACCGCAACGCAGAATTTCGTGTTCAACCACACAATGCTGCGGGTCAAAGACATCACCAAGTCCCTGGATTTCTACACGCGGGTCCTCGGTTTCTCGCTGGTGGAAAAGCGCGACTTCCCGGAAGCCGAGTTCAGCCTGTATTTCCTGGCGCTGGTCGACAAGAACCAGATCCCGGCCGATGCCGCAGCCCGCACCCAATGGATGAAGTCGATCCCCGGCATCCTTGAGCTGACCCACAACCACGGCACCGAAAACGATGCTGATTTCGCCTACCACAACGGCAACACCGACCCGCGCGGTTTCGGCCACATCTGCATCTCAGTCCCGGACATCGTCGCTGCGTGCGAACGCTTCGAAGCGCTGGGCTGCGATTTCCAGAAGCGCCTGAACGACGGCCGCATGAAGAGCCTGGCATTCATCAAGGACCCGGATGCTTACTGGGTCGAGATCATCCAGCCAGCGCCACTGTAA